The sequence ATCTCAGAACATCATCCCCTCTTCTACCGGCGCAGCGAAAGCGGTTGGTAAAGTTATTCCTGAACTGAACGGCAAACTGACCGGTATGGCGTTCCGCGTTCCTACCCCGAACGTATCCGTTGTCGACCTGACCGCCCGCCTGGAAAAACCGGCTTCTTACAAAGAAATCTGCGCCGCCATCAAAGCCGCTTCTGAAGGCGAACTGAAAGGCGTTCTGGGTTACACCGAAGATGACGTGGTTTCCACCGATTTCAACGGCGAAAAACTGACTTCCGTGTTCGACGCGAAAGCCGGTATCGCGCTGAACGACAACTTTGTGAAACTGGTTTCCTGGTACGATAACGAAACCGGCTACTCCAACAAAGTTCTGGATCTGATCGCCCATATCTCCAAGTAAGTTCGGCTAACGATTCAATGATAAAGGGCGGCCCTGGGGTCGCCCTTTTTACTTGCTGATTAACAACAACCAAAAAACTTCCGGGAGAAGTTTTTGACGTCGCGTTAGCGACGGCCCACAGGGTGGCGGCCATGGATGGCACGCCACAAAAAAAGGCAACATTATGAATGATAAGATTTTCGCGCTTCCCATCAGCAAACCCGTTACGTCGACCATAAGCCAGCGGCGGCTGGATCAGTTGCCGGTCATCGTTGTCGAACACCCACAGGTTCGCGCGGCGGTGGCATTACAGGGCGCCCATCTGTTGAGCTGGCAGCCGACGGGCGAAGCGCCGGTCCTGTGGCTGAGCGACAACACCGAGTTCACCGAACAGGTGGCGATCCGCGGCGGGATCCCCATCTGCTTCCCGTGGTTCGGCCCCTTTTCCACCCCCAACCACGGCTTTGCTCGTCTGCTGCCATGGGAGTTCACCTCCCATAGCGAAGACGAACACGGCGTACAGCTCGCCTTCACGCTGCGCGACAGCGCGCAGACCCGGGAATATTGGCCGCACGAATTTACCCTGATCGCGCGTTTCACGCTGGGGAAAGAGAGCCGTATCGAACTGGAGGCCCACGGCGATTACAGCATCACCAGCGCCTTGCACACTTATTTCCATATCGGGGATATCGGCCGGATCGCCATCGGCGGCCTGGGTGAACGGTTTATCGATAAAGTGAATCAGGGCGAGATAGCGTCGCAGCAAGGCGATTTGGTCTTTACTGGTCGTACAGACCGAATTTACACCCATCCGCAGGCTATTAGCGTTATTGATGACCCGGCGTTACAACGCGCGATTGAAGTGCACCACGACCACCACAGCGACGTGGTATCATGGAACCCCGGCGCGGAATTATCGCATACCATCGGCGATATGACCGACGAAGGCTATAAAACCTTTGTCTGCGTGGAAACCGCGCGCATTAATCAGCCTTTCACCGCCACGCTGCGCTCCCCCGCCAGGCTGTCCGCCACCTTGCGCATCAGGAAAACGGCATAAGATAATCGCCGGATCATCCGCCACCATCAGCGCGCCCGGAGCATATCAGACAATATCCAGAGGCTGTTTGCGCCGCGGCGGCGGAAATGCCTGATCCAGCTGCGCAAGCGCCTCCGGCGACAGCACAATATCCAGTGCCTGCGCATTCTGCTTAACGTGCGTTTCGCTGCTGGCTTTGGGAATGGCTATCACCCCTGGTTGGCGGATGACCCAGGCCAGTAGAACCTGGGCCGGGGTGATGGCATGCTGCCTGGCGACGGCGTTAACCACCGAGTGGGCAAACAGCCCGTCGCGCAACCGCCCCGCCTGGGCAATCGGGCAATACGCCATCACCGGCACCCGTTGTTGCCGGCACCACGGCAGCAGATCGAACTCGATACCGCGCGACGCCAGATGGTACAGCACCTGATCGGTCATGCACGCCTCGCCCCCTTCCAACGACCAGATCTCGCGCATATCATCAATATCAAGATTGGATACGCCCCAGCGGCGGATCTTGCCGCTACACTGTAGCTGCCGCATGGCGGTGATGGTATCAACCAGCGGAATGCCGCCGCGCCAATGCAGTAAATAGAGGTCGATATAATCGGTTTGCAAACGCTTCAGACTCTGCTCGCAGGCGTTAACCGCCTTCTGGCCGCCGGCGTTGTGCGGATAAACCTTGGAAACCAGATACACCCTGTCGCGTCGCCCGCGAATCGCCTCGCCGACGACTTTTTCCGCCCCGCCATGGGCATACATTTCCGCGGTGTCGATCAGCGTCAGCCCCTGGTCGATACCCGCCTGAAGCGCCTTGACCTCCTGCGCTCCGGCCGCGGTATTTTCCCCCATAAACCAGGTTCCCTGCCCGACGGCCGGCACCGTGCTTCCGTCCGGAAAACTGACTTCTCTTATCGCCATTATCCTTTCTCCTGTGACCAATAGCGCGTCACGCCAATGCACCATTAATGTGCAAATGGGGTGATATCACCCCATCTTAGTGCAATCGGCGCACCATGACACCGAGCGGCTTTAGAACCGGTAGCTGACGCCCAGGCTTAGTAACGCGCTATAGCTGCTATCGACTATCGGGCTATCCTTCGCCTCATCGGACAAACGGGTATAGCGGCCCACCGCCCAGGCGCTCCAGTCAGGATTTATCTGATAGTTGGCGCTAAGCTCGACATAGGGCGCCCAGCCATCCCCGGGACGGTAGCGATCAAACCCGGAGCGCGCCGACTCCTTACCGCTGACGCCATAGTAATAACGGTTCATATTTTCACTGAACCAGCTGGCGCCGATGCCAGGAGTAATATTCAGATCGCCCAGCGTAAAGCGATAAAGATAGGCGCTATCCCAGATAAGGCCGTTGCTGTAATCCAGCGTATCGCCGGCCAGTACGGTGCGAATTTGCCCCCACTCGGCAATATGCTGATAAGCCGCTCCGGCCATCAGCGTGCCGCGCCGCTTATCCAACTGCTTCATCCGGACGTCATCGCTGTCGCCGGGTTTGAACCCCAACGGCAGATAGTACGCGGTCAGCGATAGCTTATTGACGCCGTCATTCCACAAATAGTATCCGCCCCCCAGGCCGCGAAAATAAAAGCTTTCACTTTCATAGTTCAGCATCGGCAACGGGTAAACGTGATTATCATCACCGCGATAGACGGACGTAGACCCTGCGGCCCCCAGCCCCAGGGAAACCTCCGCCGCATGGGCCGCGGGAAGCGCCGCGACGGCCGACACCAGCGAGACTGACAGACATAGTTGAAATTTATTCACAATTTTTATTTCCTATCACAGATATACATCGTTAAAAATGATGCTGCGGCTGTTGGTTTTTTTCTCTGCGCGTCTTAATAAAGATAAGACAAGAGAATAACTTATACCAATATTGTCTCTACCTTATGGGCAACAGGCGTTATTCTGCTTTAAGACCCGCCACGCTGGATGTTACACGCTATTGCCAGGAAGTGAGTCATTGAAATATCTTAAAAAGATCTCTGCCCAGAGAGGAAATTTTACGGATGCAAACTAAGCTTTAATAGAGAAGATGAAGTTTTCCGCGCCTGCAGGCATAAATAAAACCACGATATCGCCCGGCGCCACAAGTTGGCATAAGGGTTGCTAATCAGACTGTAGTTAGGCTGTAGTCAGGGGGAGATTTCTTCTTTCGAGAGGGCATATTACAGGCCGTACGCATTCTACACGCTCTCTTAATCATCTGTGCTAATCGACGAAGGACGGCATCGCTATGAACATATTTGATCACTATCGTCAGCGTTACGACGCTGCCAAGGATGAAGAGTTCACATTGCAGGAATTCCTTACCATCTGTCAGCAGGATCGTAGTGCGTATGCTAACGCGGCTGAGCGATTGCTGATGGCTATCGGTGAACCCGAGATGGTGGATACCGCTCATGAATCGCGGCTGTCCCGTCTATTTTCCAATCGGGTTATTGCGCGCTATCCCGCTTTTGAAGAGTTTTATGGCATGGAAGACGCCATAGAACAAATCGTCTCTTACCTGAAACACGCCGCGCAGGGATTGGAAGAGAAGAAACAGATTCTCTATCTGCTGGGACCGGTCGGCGGCGGTAAATCCTCGCTGGCGGAGCGCCTGAAAGTGCTGATGCAGCACGTCCCGATTTA comes from Brenneria nigrifluens DSM 30175 = ATCC 13028 and encodes:
- a CDS encoding D-hexose-6-phosphate mutarotase, giving the protein MNDKIFALPISKPVTSTISQRRLDQLPVIVVEHPQVRAAVALQGAHLLSWQPTGEAPVLWLSDNTEFTEQVAIRGGIPICFPWFGPFSTPNHGFARLLPWEFTSHSEDEHGVQLAFTLRDSAQTREYWPHEFTLIARFTLGKESRIELEAHGDYSITSALHTYFHIGDIGRIAIGGLGERFIDKVNQGEIASQQGDLVFTGRTDRIYTHPQAISVIDDPALQRAIEVHHDHHSDVVSWNPGAELSHTIGDMTDEGYKTFVCVETARINQPFTATLRSPARLSATLRIRKTA
- a CDS encoding aldo/keto reductase; its protein translation is MAIREVSFPDGSTVPAVGQGTWFMGENTAAGAQEVKALQAGIDQGLTLIDTAEMYAHGGAEKVVGEAIRGRRDRVYLVSKVYPHNAGGQKAVNACEQSLKRLQTDYIDLYLLHWRGGIPLVDTITAMRQLQCSGKIRRWGVSNLDIDDMREIWSLEGGEACMTDQVLYHLASRGIEFDLLPWCRQQRVPVMAYCPIAQAGRLRDGLFAHSVVNAVARQHAITPAQVLLAWVIRQPGVIAIPKASSETHVKQNAQALDIVLSPEALAQLDQAFPPPRRKQPLDIV
- a CDS encoding MipA/OmpV family protein translates to MNKFQLCLSVSLVSAVAALPAAHAAEVSLGLGAAGSTSVYRGDDNHVYPLPMLNYESESFYFRGLGGGYYLWNDGVNKLSLTAYYLPLGFKPGDSDDVRMKQLDKRRGTLMAGAAYQHIAEWGQIRTVLAGDTLDYSNGLIWDSAYLYRFTLGDLNITPGIGASWFSENMNRYYYGVSGKESARSGFDRYRPGDGWAPYVELSANYQINPDWSAWAVGRYTRLSDEAKDSPIVDSSYSALLSLGVSYRF